A DNA window from Aminipila luticellarii contains the following coding sequences:
- a CDS encoding amino acid ABC transporter ATP-binding protein yields the protein MIEVKKLIKNFENLEVLKNIDAKVKDGEVVCVIGPSGSGKSTFLRCLNLLEEPTGGEIYIDGEQINKDGVNLNAIRQKLGMVFQNFNLFPHMTTLENITLAPVNVMGMNKKDAEKIAFELLERVGLADKAQVYPSSLSGGQKQRVAIARALAMNPEVMLFDEPTSALDPEMVGEVLEVMRGLADKGMTMVIVTHEMGFAREVADRILFMDDGVVVEQGTPEHIFNHPESQRTKEFLSKVL from the coding sequence GTGATAGAAGTTAAAAAGCTAATAAAGAATTTTGAGAATTTAGAGGTTTTAAAGAATATTGATGCGAAAGTAAAGGACGGGGAAGTGGTCTGTGTGATCGGTCCGTCCGGATCGGGAAAAAGTACCTTTTTAAGATGCCTGAATCTGCTTGAGGAACCTACAGGCGGCGAAATATATATAGATGGAGAGCAGATCAATAAAGATGGAGTAAATCTGAACGCAATACGCCAAAAATTGGGAATGGTATTTCAAAATTTCAATCTGTTCCCGCATATGACGACCCTTGAAAATATTACACTGGCTCCTGTAAATGTGATGGGAATGAATAAAAAAGATGCAGAAAAGATCGCTTTTGAATTGCTGGAAAGAGTGGGGCTTGCCGATAAAGCGCAGGTGTATCCCAGTTCCCTTTCAGGAGGGCAGAAACAGCGTGTTGCCATTGCCAGAGCTCTTGCAATGAATCCGGAGGTCATGTTGTTTGATGAACCGACCTCCGCCCTGGATCCTGAAATGGTGGGAGAAGTTCTTGAAGTGATGAGAGGCCTGGCGGATAAGGGCATGACCATGGTGATTGTGACCCACGAGATGGGCTTTGCAAGAGAGGTTGCGGACAGAATTCTGTTTATGGACGATGGTGTTGTTGTGGAACAGGGCACACCGGAACACATTTTTAACCATCCGGAAAGTCAGAGGACAAAGGAGTTCTTGAGTAAGGTCTTGTAA
- a CDS encoding basic amino acid ABC transporter substrate-binding protein, with amino-acid sequence MKNIKKGLLFISIVVMVFSFAACGGQEKDVYKVAMEPTFPPFDTTDSKTGELSGFDVDLMEAIAADQGFELEWSNMSFGGLISALQSGNIDIIASGMNASDQRRKQVDFSDTYYDSGLVVAVKDGNTAIKSIKDLTPDMRVGGQIGTTGADKCNELQKAGKIKEAKIYDGLDVAMMDLQNGTIDALINDLPVTKAYMKAKPGTIEIVGDVLNAESYGIAVKKGNKELLDQINAGMKDIKDNGTFDKLYSKWFE; translated from the coding sequence ATGAAAAATATAAAAAAAGGGTTACTGTTTATTTCGATAGTTGTTATGGTATTTTCATTTGCCGCATGTGGCGGGCAGGAGAAGGATGTTTATAAGGTCGCGATGGAACCTACTTTCCCTCCTTTTGACACAACAGACAGTAAGACCGGTGAGCTTAGCGGATTTGATGTAGATTTGATGGAAGCTATTGCTGCGGATCAGGGCTTTGAACTGGAATGGTCGAACATGTCCTTTGGCGGGCTGATATCGGCGCTGCAATCCGGAAACATTGATATCATTGCATCCGGTATGAATGCCAGTGATCAGAGAAGAAAGCAGGTCGATTTCTCAGATACCTATTACGATTCGGGACTGGTAGTCGCAGTGAAGGACGGAAATACTGCCATTAAAAGCATTAAGGACTTGACTCCGGACATGAGGGTCGGCGGTCAGATCGGAACCACCGGTGCAGATAAGTGCAATGAACTTCAAAAGGCCGGAAAAATAAAAGAAGCTAAAATTTATGACGGATTAGATGTCGCCATGATGGATTTGCAGAACGGAACAATTGATGCCTTGATCAATGATCTTCCGGTAACAAAGGCTTATATGAAAGCAAAACCGGGGACCATAGAAATCGTTGGGGATGTATTAAATGCAGAATCCTATGGAATCGCAGTCAAGAAAGGGAATAAAGAGCTTTTGGATCAAATCAACGCCGGAATGAAAGACATAAAGGACAATGGAACCTTTGATAAGCTTTACAGCAAATGGTTTGAGTAA
- a CDS encoding polysaccharide deacetylase family protein, with protein sequence MKILSRIFAALIIIAAAIWVYQSIDVSAVFNQDRKLPIYSVQTEEKKIAISFDAAWGDDRTMDILNNLDKYHVKSTFFLTKFWAEKYPQDVAEIQKRGHEIGNHSATHPDMTGLTSEKIASELQVTSDVIEKITGKKTTLFRPPFGAYDNHVIETCESQGYKVIQWSVDSLDWKDISTEQIVERVTRNVKSGDIILFHNNAEHSSEYLPLVLKSLQDQGFQIVPVGQLIYYKGYQMDHTGKQCKL encoded by the coding sequence ATGAAAATACTTTCAAGAATATTTGCGGCATTGATCATTATAGCCGCAGCAATATGGGTCTATCAGTCAATCGATGTAAGTGCTGTTTTTAATCAGGACAGGAAATTGCCTATATATAGTGTACAAACAGAGGAAAAGAAGATTGCTATCAGTTTTGACGCTGCCTGGGGTGACGATCGGACGATGGATATTTTAAACAATCTGGATAAATATCATGTAAAATCGACCTTTTTCCTGACTAAATTCTGGGCGGAAAAGTATCCTCAGGATGTGGCTGAAATACAGAAGCGCGGACACGAAATCGGAAATCACTCCGCAACTCATCCGGATATGACCGGACTGACCTCCGAGAAGATTGCCAGTGAACTGCAGGTGACCTCGGATGTGATTGAGAAAATTACCGGAAAAAAGACTACCCTGTTTCGGCCGCCTTTCGGCGCGTATGACAATCATGTGATAGAGACTTGCGAAAGCCAGGGCTACAAAGTCATCCAATGGTCTGTAGACAGCTTGGACTGGAAGGATATTTCCACAGAGCAAATCGTGGAACGGGTTACGAGAAACGTTAAATCAGGCGATATTATTTTGTTCCACAATAATGCGGAGCACAGCAGTGAGTATCTGCCTTTAGTCTTAAAAAGCCTTCAGGATCAGGGATTTCAGATTGTTCCTGTGGGCCAGCTGATTTATTATAAGGGGTATCAGATGGATCATACGGGAAAGCAGTGTAAATTATAA
- a CDS encoding amino acid ABC transporter permease: MENYLMGIKIAYSGVGATLSITVVAVIIGVTLGLIAALCKLSKHKALSLPAKVYIELLRGTPLLVQALILYYGVPMLLQQHEIMFRWDYPIIAGMIVCGINSSAYVAEIIRSGLQAVDPGQTEASRSLGMTNFQAMKLVIIPQAFRIILPALGNEFVSLIKETAVLSVITITEITRKSTLWSSVTFQSWPAYLGTAFVYLTLTIPLSRVVLYMERRMAQSDRS; encoded by the coding sequence TTGGAAAATTATTTGATGGGAATAAAAATCGCATACAGCGGTGTCGGGGCAACACTTTCAATTACTGTGGTCGCCGTGATTATCGGTGTAACGCTGGGATTGATCGCAGCGCTGTGTAAGCTTTCAAAGCACAAAGCACTCAGCCTTCCTGCGAAGGTATACATAGAGCTGCTGCGGGGAACCCCGCTCCTGGTACAAGCATTGATTTTGTATTACGGAGTACCTATGCTGCTGCAGCAGCATGAAATCATGTTTAGATGGGATTATCCCATTATAGCCGGGATGATTGTCTGCGGGATTAACAGCTCGGCCTATGTGGCAGAAATCATACGTTCTGGGCTCCAGGCTGTGGATCCGGGGCAGACAGAAGCTTCCCGCTCTTTGGGAATGACGAATTTTCAGGCGATGAAGCTGGTCATTATTCCGCAGGCCTTTCGGATTATTTTGCCGGCCCTGGGAAATGAATTTGTATCCCTGATTAAAGAAACAGCCGTACTGTCCGTCATTACCATTACGGAAATCACCAGAAAGAGCACGCTCTGGTCCTCCGTTACCTTTCAATCCTGGCCTGCTTATTTAGGAACAGCATTTGTATATCTGACCCTTACAATTCCTCTTTCAAGAGTTGTATTGTATATGGAAAGGAGGATGGCTCAAAGTGATAGAAGTTAA